The following are encoded in a window of Podospora pseudoanserina strain CBS 124.78 chromosome 6, whole genome shotgun sequence genomic DNA:
- the ASB6 gene encoding Ankyrin repeat and SOCS box protein 6 (EggNog:ENOG50KOG0504; COG:I) produces MISGAFHLPHWIASRAIILTLINGPSISVSLTVARIVPPDSDIFRYIQTGNCSGLQTLLLKGQASPADMIESLYGTLDALLFALNCNQYEICQLLLSWGADPHAENSTKLTDTAANMAWNLSIECPSPANNARKHLIESTFPAPLDLDRRQFSLLHKTVLGLAYTNLPALLATCSPDALNARDCHGRTVVLMAAWRGDLKAVTEILAAGADSDLHDGGGRSPLHYAAMTASDVCTRALVWGGADVNKVDNYGETPLHCACSCARLANVEYLLSVGAWLDMANERGVTPLMAAVMAGDVGVVEALIAYGVNGEVKDKGGETAVGLAVWGDQTDIVGVLVDKYKGRARLDVHNDSGRTVLHTAARYAGVQTMKRLLLSFREQPPGESSVRLGSRVDGQGMTALERLVERGT; encoded by the coding sequence ATGATTAGCGGCGCATTTCACCTCCCACACTGGATCGCCTCCCGCGCGATCATactcaccctcatcaacgGACCCTCCATATCCGTCTCGCTGACAGTCGCACGCATTGTCCCCCCCGACTCGGACATCTTCCGCTACATCCAGACGGGCAACTGCTCTGGTCTGCAAACCCTGCTCCTCAAAGGCCAAGCTTCTCCCGCAGACATGATCGAGTCTCTGTACGGGACCCTCGACGCCCTCCTTTTCGCCCTCAACTGCAACCAATACGAGAtttgccagctcctcctctcctgggGCGCCGACCCCCACGCTGAAAACAGCACCAAGCTGACCGACACGGCCGCCAACATGGCCTGGAATCTTTCCATCGAGTGTCCATCCCCAGCCAACAACGCACGGAAACACCTCATCGAGTCTACATTCCCGGCCCCGTTGGACCTCGACCGGCGCCAGTTCTCACTCCTGCACAAGACCGTCCTCGGCCTTGCCTacaccaacctcccagcACTGCTCGCTACCTGCTCACCCGACGCCCTCAACGCCCGCGACTGTCATGGCCGTACCGTTGTCCTCATGGCCGCCTGGCGCGGCGATCTGAAAGCCGTGACTGAAATCCTCGCAGCTGGCGCCGATTCCGACTTGCacgatggtggtggccgcTCCCCGCTGCATTACGCAGCTATGACGGCATCGGATGTTTGTACTCGGGCCCTGGTGTGGGGTGGTGCGGATGTCAACAAGGTCGACAATTATGGTGAGACGCCGCTGCATTGTGCGTGTAGCTGCGCCCGTTTGGCCAATGTAGAGTACCTCCTATCTGTGGGGGCGTGGCTGGACATGGCAAACGAGCGGGGAGTGACGCCTCTTATGGCGGCAGTCATGGCGGGAGatgtgggggttgttgaggcgTTGATAGCATACGGGGTGAACGGGGAGGTCAAGGATAAGGGTGGTGAGACGGCGGTTGGGCTGGCGGTGTGGGGGGACCAGACGGATATTGTGGGGGTGTTGGTCGATAAGTACAAAGGGAGAGCGAGGCTTGATGTTCACAATGATAGTGGGAGAACGGTGCTACACACCGCTGCGAGATATGCGGGGGTTCAGACAATGAAgaggttgctgttgagcTTTAGGGAGCAACCTCCAGGGGAAAGTAGTGTTAGACTAGGAAGTAGGGTCGACGGGCAGGGGATGACTGCGCTGGAGAGAttggtggaaagggggacTTGA
- a CDS encoding hypothetical protein (COG:S; EggNog:ENOG503P1P9), with amino-acid sequence MITTIWTRGLRELSIRSHHHPSLISQFYIFILTFTLKRPGDQLSTFFYSHLSFPTSRRQGPLYNLYHFIHFFKKHQPHILIMSPSLTTLLTLLLPVLPLVTAHGAIVQATGNAGGSGMALGIDTTTPRDGTRRRPFQQDSTRFRGSSAQTFGETIGAGDNQLEAGTRAILAETGDQLPQVTPGGEVSMMLHQVNADGGGPYQCMINADATGQQWSNIQVTQNVPGRNSRNRQGQTTAFPLTASIPANQQCTGTVAGQENVCLVRCQNSARAGPFGGVVPVQMAGAAGNNNADNNVEVGNGNNGTDTGAANARRLLARSVKASEMKLQALIQRAVELDGDLRDPDVLAEFLEDFEA; translated from the exons ATGATCACAACGATATGGACGAGAGGGCTGAGAGAATTGTCTATAagaagccatcaccatccctcTCTCATCAGCCAGTTCtacatcttcatcctcaccttcaccctcaagcGTCCAGGAGACCAACTCAGCACCTTCTTCTATTCACATCTATCTTTTCCAACCTCCCGCCGGCAGGGTCCCCTTTACAACCTCTATCACTTTATTCACTTCTtcaaaaaacaccaacctcacaTCCTAATCATGTCTCcctctctcaccacccttctcaccctcctcctcccggtcctccccctcgtcaccGCCCATGGCGCCATCGTCCAAGCAACCGGCAACGCAGGCGGCTCCGGCATGGCCCTCGgcatcgacaccaccactccccgTGACGGcacccgccgccgtcccTTCCAGCAGGACTCCACCCGCTTCCGTGGCTCGTCTGCTCAAACCTTTGGCGAGACGATCGGTGCCGGCGATAACCAGCTTGAAGCCGGCACGAGGGCTATTCTCGCTGAGACAGGAGACCAGCTTCCCCAGGTCACCCCAGGAGGTGAGGTCTCGATGATGCTTCACCAGGTCAACGCCGATGGCGGTGGTCCCTACCAGTGCATGATCAATGCCGATGCCACAGGCCAACAATGGTCCAACATCCAAGTCACACAAAATGTCCCAGGGCGCAACTCTCGCAATCGG CAAGGACAAACTACCGCTTTCCCCCTGACGGCTAGTATCCCCGCTAACCAGCAGTGCACGGGGACCGTCGCTGGTCAGGAGAATGTCTGCCTTGTGAGGTGCCAGAACAGCGCCAGAGCTGGACCGTTCGGGGGTGTTGTGCCGGTGCAGATGGCTGGCGCAGCTGGTAACAACAATGCTGACAACAATGTGGAGGTTGGCAATGGAAACAACGGCACTGACACTGGAGCTGCGAACGCCAGACGCCTCCTCGCTCGCAGCGTGAAGGCGTCGGAGATGAAGCTGCAGGCGCTCATCCAGAGGGCGgtcgagcttgatggtgatTTGAGGGATCCCGATGTGCTGGCTGAGTTCTTGGAGGACTTTGAGGCTTAA
- a CDS encoding hypothetical protein (COG:O; EggNog:ENOG503P4U0) produces MPVYLKCKVQGCDAELVNGMVVTSCMHILCNQCAITHGFGNEPPWSCPVCRKHLEEEEICNHQDWESSVQDAVQLMYGLSPTMIMEAASSAMAFWSQQLEVQMSVAPSYTYIFDSYMLTAKDQRTVEKRRNCREPVLAGKLNMMQYKERRKLFRASVKISTEIWKKEIRNCYIFGVSTTNSKRSVENFRSSSIRCVPRKGHHNESKSPQAVFAQEIFHKQDMESEIQDCRELHFQGPTGSIGPDM; encoded by the exons ATGCCTGTTTATCTGAAGTGCAAGGTCCAGGGCTGCGATGCCGAGTTGGTGAATGGCATGGTTGTCACCTCTTGTAT GCACATCCTCTGTAACCAATGCGCCATCACCCATGGCTTCGGAAATGAGCCACCATGGAGCTGCCCGGTGTGCAGAAAACatcttgaggaagaagaaatctGCAATCATCAGGACTGGGAATCATCGGTTCAAGATGCGGTCCAGTTGATGTATGGGCTGAGTCCAACAATGATCATGGAAGCTGCTTCAAGTGCGATGGCGTTCTGGTCCCAGCAACTAGAAGTACAAATGTCAGTTGCTCCCTCATATACCTATATTTTTGACAGCTACATGCTCACTGCAAAAGATCAAAGGACGGTCGAGAAAAGGCGGAATTGTCGAGAACCTGTGCTGGCTGGAAAGCTAAATATGATG CAATACAAAGAGAGGAGGAAACTATTTCGCGCCAGTGTGAAGATCTCAACAGAGATctggaaaaaagaaataagGAACTGCTACATTTTCGGAGTGTCTACGACAAACTCAAAAAGAAGTGTCGAGAACTTCAGGAGCAGCTCTATCAGATGCGTGCCGAGGAAGGGACATCACAACGAGAGCAAGTCTCCTCAGGCCGTCTTCGCCCAAGAGATCTTCCACAAGCAGGACATGGAGTCAGAGATACAAGACTGCCGCGAGCTGCATTTTCAGGGGCCGACCGGATCAATAGGCCCAGATATGTGA
- a CDS encoding hypothetical protein (COG:O; BUSCO:EOG09261IEV; EggNog:ENOG503NUPG) produces the protein MTEIVMSQTPPILHGPSEKERKYDRQLRLWAASGQAALESANILLVNSGPGTVGVETLKNLVLPGIGRFAIYDEARVEEADLGVNFFLDEDSLGKLRSESLTGHLLELNPEVQGDWYPNENVKTLDSLLTCSPVFTTIIYTHPITPENLSLLESHGQQHQTPLVAIHSAGFYSYFRINLPGAFPIVDTHPDETATTDLRLLNPWSELAVFAEELTKNIDDLSDFEHGHLPYVVILLHYLERWKAEHDGSYPSTYKEKTEFRRIVQGAARTQNAEGGEENFDEAAAAVLKTLVVPSLPSGLNEIFEYERTNPAEQKSGFWVIADAVKAFYEKHKCLPLPGKVPDMKAQSKVYIQLQNIYKAKARKDAAEILETVQATAGGQTIDPAEVDLFCKNAAFVKLINATTGKISRADRLKEVAAQEFRNDEQAEMTLQPLSLLPIYLAMQATTHQVETEDGRGWPRQEEVLARVAKMVPGAEENERVRQAVEEVARAEGGELHNVAALTGGMVAQEMIKIITKQYIPIDNTCLFDGISSRCQILRL, from the exons ATGACCGAAATCGTAATGAGCCAGACACCGCCGATTCTGCATGGCCCTTCAGAAAAGGAACGGAAATATGATCGTCAGCTTCGCCTATGGGCTGCCAGTGGCCAAGCTGCCCTCGAGTCAGCCAATATCTTGCTGGTGAACTCTGGCCCTGGCACAGTGGGTGTTGAGACTTTGAAGAACCTGGTGTTGCCAG GAATTGGTCGCTTTGCCATTTATGATGAAGCCAGGGTCGAGGAAGCAGACTTGGGCGTCAACTTCTTTCTGGATGAGGACAGCCTGGGAAAGCTGAGGTCAGAGAGTCTCACAGGACATCTGTTGGAGTTGAACCCAGAGGTCCAGGGTGACTGGTATCCGAATGAG AATGTCAAGACTTTAGACTCCCTCCTCACGTGTTCCCCCGTCTTCACAACCATCATATATACACACCCCATCACACCAGAGAACCTCTCGCTTCTGGAATCACAtgggcaacaacaccaaaccccgCTGGTGGCGATACACTCCGCTGGCTTCTACTCTTACTTCCGCATCAACCTCCCAGGAGCTTTCCCCATCGTCGATACACATCCAGACGAGACAGCCACGACAGACCTtcgcctcctcaacccaTGGTCTGAGTTGGCTGTGTTCGCGGAGGAGCTAACGAAGAACATTGATGATCTGTCTGACTTCGAGCATGGTCATCTGCCTTATGTCGTGATATTGCTCCACTATCTTGAGAGATGGAAAGCGGAGCACGATGGCAGCTACCCCTCAACCTACAAGGAAAAGACCGAGTTTCGTCGGATAGTCCAGGGCGCGGCGAGGACCCAGAATGCCGAGGGTGGCGAAGAGAACTTTGATGAAGCGGCTGCTGCCGTGCTCAAGACCCTTGTGGTGCCATCACTACCGTCGGGGTTGAATGAGATCTTCGAATACGAGCGCACAAACCCA GCGGAGCAAAAGTCCGGGTTCTGGGTGATCGCCGACGCGGTCAAGGCCTTCTACGAGAAGCACAAGTGCTTACCCCTCCCGGGGAAAGTCCCTGACATGAAGGCCCAGTCCAAGGTGTACATTCAGCTCCAGAATATCTACAAGGCAAAGGCACGCAAGGATGCTGCTGAGATCTTGGAAACCGTCCAAGCCACGGCCGGTGGCCAGACCATCGATCCCGCAGAAGTGGACCTCTTCTGCAAGAACGCAGCCTTTGTCAAGCTCATCAACGCAACGACGGGGAAGATCAGCAGGGCAGATCGCTTGAAGGAGGTAGCAG CCCAAGAGTTTCGTAACGACGAGCAAGCCGAAATGACCCTCCAGCCACTCTCGCTTCTCCCAATTTATCTCGCCATGCAGGCAACAACCCACCAAGTTGAGACAGAAGACGGCCGCGGCTGGCCTAGACAAGAGGAGGTATTGGCAAGGGTAGCCAAGATGGTGCCCGGGGCAGAAGAGAACGAGAGGGTTCGCcaagcggtggaggaggtggctcGCGCCGAGGGGGGCGAGCTGCACAATGTTGCTGCGCTGAcgggggggatggtggcgcAGGAGATGATCAAGATTATTACTAAGCAGTATATCCCTATTGATAATACTTGCTTATTTGACGGCATTAGCAGCCGGTGCCAGATCCTTCGCCTATAG